A genomic region of Trichothermofontia sichuanensis B231 contains the following coding sequences:
- a CDS encoding PilN domain-containing protein, translated as MYSLEINFLKDRPEYGAAEAVSRRGAATTGTLPLILGLLVGVIPVAAAFGGLFFLQNQNATLTAESATLDATLADLQKSQEEAAAINQQVEAVNSVTTDFINVFNLIKPWSAVLQSLSDRVPTGVQFNTIQETETGLTISGLAQSHDQVNDFILSLQRSPLFDAKAVTLTESKLVNNPTQVTLQEPEVREGGQTQEPPIVEVQLPQVVEYTISANFTTVGASEILKELDSNGAVGLVARIEALRDSGVLQP; from the coding sequence ATGTATTCATTAGAGATTAACTTTCTCAAGGATCGCCCTGAATATGGTGCGGCAGAGGCAGTCTCCCGACGGGGAGCTGCCACTACCGGCACACTACCATTAATCTTGGGATTACTGGTGGGGGTAATTCCCGTAGCGGCTGCCTTTGGCGGTCTGTTTTTCCTCCAGAACCAAAATGCGACGTTAACGGCTGAATCGGCAACCCTAGATGCAACCCTGGCGGATTTACAAAAAAGCCAGGAGGAGGCAGCAGCCATCAATCAACAGGTGGAGGCAGTTAACAGCGTCACGACGGACTTTATTAATGTGTTTAATCTGATCAAGCCTTGGTCGGCGGTGCTTCAGTCCCTCAGTGATCGGGTACCGACTGGGGTGCAGTTCAACACGATTCAAGAGACCGAAACTGGGTTAACCATTAGCGGATTAGCCCAGTCCCATGATCAGGTTAATGATTTTATCCTCTCACTTCAGCGATCGCCCCTCTTTGATGCGAAGGCAGTGACCCTAACGGAATCTAAGCTGGTGAATAACCCGACGCAAGTGACGCTGCAAGAGCCAGAAGTCCGAGAGGGGGGTCAGACGCAGGAACCGCCGATTGTAGAAGTGCAATTACCGCAAGTGGTGGAGTACACCATTAGCGCTAACTTTACCACTGTGGGGGCATCAGAAATCTTGAAAGAATTAGACAGTAATGGAGCCGTCGGTTTGGTGGCTCGGATTGAGGCATTACGTGACTCAGGAGTACTTCAGCCATGA